The nucleotide sequence acgacaaacttgggcgttttagcaccagggggtttgaggtcgaaaaataagcgccatctatcgttgaaagtaacgaactattccacgcaaCTTGGGCGGCTCTCTCGACTGCTACTCAAgaatcgagagagagagagagcatgtgccagtttgcctttgtcggcttTCCAAAACTTCAGGAGCtcatgtacgcgtgatctggcatgtgtgagtagtacaccgggtgctgaatcctgCATCTCTTACTGTAGGTAGAGAAATTGACGCATGCAAGACCTGGGATCTCTGAACAAAATATGCTATCGCACCTTGTTTGTGAGCCACACCACGAATAGCGCCAAGTTTGGCTTATTACGTCTAAGCAAACACTCTGCGTAACTCAATATAGTCTATGACTTGAGGTCGGAACAATACAAATTTGAAATGCTTCGATTTTATCGAGCTTCCGTAACATGATCAGTGCATATGGATTGCACTAATGATATGACCAATTATTGTCCTGTACCTTGTAGAATGTACACCTCCTGTTAACAAGTACTGCTGCTGCTACTGCTGTTTCGACTACTGTGACGATTATCGtgcattttttaataattatacgtTCATTACTTGATAACTTGATGATACGCACGGCACAGTTGTCCGTATTGTAACATAAAGCTGTGTAATATATACAGACTAGAGTACGGTATACGGACAGACATAGCTACACATTGATCGTTTATTGTCGAAAGAATGTGATGACTACGCAACCGAAAGAACCGCCTCGTGTGCAAACGTAGCGCCACAGGTTGTATCGTTTTGTCGGCATAGTGAAGTACATCTACCTCGTTGTAACGCAAAACGCATATCGTGCCTACGGAGTAGGTGTAGGCGTGCACGAGTGTGCGTGCGTGTTCTGGCTCGTGTCCTACCGTTTCGAACCTCAAAAATTGCTAGTTTTCGCCGAAAGAGTATCGGACAGTTTTTCGCGGGTGAAAACATTCTCCAATAGTAGCAGTAACTTATCGAGGAGAACGATGATGAACGATCACGGGGTATGCCTGGTACTTATTCTGTCGGTCAATCTGTTGATTCTATTGGGCCACGTAGCCGGTACTAAAGTGCTGCAAATTCGTGGCATACCTAACACGGAAAGTTCGTTGTACTCGCCGGACCGCGACTTCCAGTGTCTCGACGGAAGCCTGTTGATACCGTTTACGCGCGTCAACGATAATTATTGCGATTGTGCTGACGGCAGCGACGAGCCAGGTACACCCGCTTGCAGCAATGGCTCCTTTTACTGCGAAAACACCGGTCACAAACCCCATTATATACCCTCTACCTGGATAAACGATGGCGTGTGCGATTGTTGCGACGGCAGCGACGAATATCGTTCGAACAAGGAATGCCCAAATAATTGCAACGAGCTTGGTAGAGAAGCCAGAATAAAACAGCAGAAAGCAGAGGATCTGATCAGAGAAGGTAACAAAATAAGGGCAGAGTTGATCGCCAAGGGCAAACAACTAAAGAACGATTATCAGAGTCGTCTGGTGGCACTCAGAGCCGATTACGAAGAAGCAGAGCTTGTGAAGAAGGAGAAAGAACTGTTAAAGACTCAAGCGGAGGAACGAGAAACAGCTGCTCTAGAGAAATACAAACCAGCAGAACCGGAACAACCTGCTGTGGAAGAAGGAGAGGAGGAGGAAGAACTGCAAGAATCAGAAGCAGAAGATTACTTTAAACTTTTGGACTCTGATAACAGTAATACTGTAACGATCATAGAACTCAGAACCAGAGTAACATTCGACAAAGACAAGGATGGAGTTGTGACCGAGGAAGAGGCACTGTATTTCTTGAACAACCAGAAGGAAGTTAATCTTAGAGAGTTTATCGACTCTGTTTGGGCAAACGTCAAGCCTTTCTTAATGTTGGAACAAGGTTAGCAGAAACGAGTAGATTACTGTTTTTATTCCAGATTGTTTATTTCAATTAACACGTTATTTTAGGTATGTTCAAACCGGGCGAATCTAACGAGGACGAAGAAGAGGCACACGAACCTGCGGAGGAACTAGCGGAGCACGATAAAGGGGAAGACGACGGTGGCGAGCGAGAAGAGGCAACGGGCGACGAGGAGGGAAAAGTCGAGGAACCAGCCGTTCAGTACGACGAAGAAACCCAAGCCTTGGTCGATGAAGCCACGAGTGCTCGAGAGAATTTCCAGGCGGCAGAGAGATCCGTGAACGATTTGCTATTAGAGATTAGGAAGCTCGAAGAGAAACTAGATCGCGACTACGGTCCTGATCAGGAATTCGCGCCTCTGGACGGAGAATGCTTCGAGTACACGGACTTGGAGTACGTCTACACGCTGTGCATGTTCGATAAAACGACGCAGAGGTCTAAATCCGGTGGCAACGATATCACCTTGGGTCATTGGTACGACTGGATCGGTCCTAAAGATCAAAAGTACTCCAAGATGAAGTACCAAAGGGGGCTCACCTGTTGGAACGGCCCGGCGCGTTCCACAATCATTGATCTAAGTTGTGGTAAAGAAAACAAACTAGTCTCAGTGACTGAACCTAGCCGATGCGAGTACAGCATGGAGTTTTCTACACCTGCCCTATGCAATCTCAGCACGGAGTCCGTTGACACACACGACGAATTGTAAATCTCGTCAGGCGAGATACACGAGACAGTGTGTGATATCGAAACATAAAGCGTAAAAGTTGCAAGGATTAATAACGGCTGCGTACATTCATTCAACGTCAGGCTTGTTTCCACTTACTCGTTTTCAACGTTTGCAAGCAAATATTTGAATGCTCGTAATGAACAAGATACATACCGATAGCGCGTACAGCCACGTTGCCAGAGTCTCGTCAAATTTGTTCAATATAATCCCGGTGATCGCATTATAGTTTGACTGTAATAATATTTGTAGACTATCGGTGTAACTTCTATATCTTgttcattataatttttttcatttcaagCTTTCCAATACTTTCCGCGTGTCACTGCTGCACTTCGATCATAATGCAATGCACGACAAAGAAATTTAACACGGTAGACATTTAATTCTTAAGATAAAATTGTAAGATTTTGCGAACGCTTAACACGTTACGGTTAATTTAAGGAGTTGCATGGTCGAGATTAACGTCATGTTTGTTTTACCGTCAACGATAAGCACAACTGATAAAGCCTCAGCGAGAGCCTGGCCATCCCTTGCGTGTTACATAAAGACAGAGTTTCATCGAACGACGTACTGCGATCGGTTATTCGTCCTTGGAGTAATTAAGCAAATGGAATTCGCCGCCGATAACATGTTGGCAACAGCTAGCGACGAACTCGTTGTTTGCTTCGAACAGTAGAGAAGATCGTTGAAAGACAATTTAATATCCGTGATACGTACATTAAAATCGTTGTTACGCCGTCATTGCCAATATTGTGTCACAGTTATATACATTCCTGATCTTTTTGTACcaaacaaatttttatgaaGCAATTCGAACGACACAATCAATCTACGTGATCTACGCGTGTTGATATAAATCCTGTTGAAGGAAGCATTTCTTTTTTGGAATATTTAAATACCATCTGCGTGTGCGCgcatgtgtgtatgtgtgtaatGTAGAGACGTATTAATACTGTCGATCATCAATCAGCGAGGTATTTTGTAACTGTTTAAAGATGCGCCGGGTGTACTGGTGTGTTGGTATGCGGGTTCAataaagagaaagaaaaatctGTTGTCGAACTGTAATTCACGATGGCAGCTTTATTTACATTAATAACGGGCGATTTGCTCTTCCTGTATTACGTGTGATACaggacatacatacatatatacatatttgtatatatatgtatatatatcttCTCAATTATGCGAGTTCTTACAACGTTATAGCGACGGTTAACTCGATTCTCTATTTATCTCTTTAATCTAACGATCTACACGGTATCTTTTGGAGTCTGAGACGTTTACAATCAACTAGAGAACTAAAAAAGTAAAGGTGGGGGGATAGAGGTGATATTACGTTTCTGAGCTGCTTATTCAGCATTACATCCAGTCGATTACATTCTCATTACTTCGTTAAGGCACTTAAAAGACTGAAAAGAAGTATCTCGTCTGCCACGAGGTTGCCGCGTGACAGAGACGACACGCTCTGTAGTCTTTTTCCACCCTATGATGATCCTGCTTTCTCCCTGCAACTTACGCAACGAAGAGCTCCACAATTCGTTTGATTTCAACATGGAATGTATCGCCTCGAACATTCGTGTTGAAAGATCAAAAAAGACGAGCTCGGCTTTCGTGGTTGAAAATGTCGGATGCTTCACGGACGTAAGCGAGTTTCCCTTTGCGTTCGTATTACCGCGTTCACGGCGTGTCATAGTGAACTTTTATATCAAAGGCCCGATGATAATGTTACAAAAGGGCACCAGCTTAGATTAGGCTGCTTCCGACGCTTTCAAGCGCAACCGACTCGTACGTATCGTGTATATTCGTGAAAATAAACAAGAAACGTTTACGTCGTTTCCGAACAATAGATAGTAGAGTTTCTCTGTCGATTTCGCGTGTCGCGAACGTCGATAAACAGGAAGTAAGTGAATCGGCACGGAAAGTCAACGCTTTCCATAGATAACCTCAAAGGTCTCTAGATATGATCGATTTCGAACAACGTTTTTAATTTGTAACGTACCCTGTGTTCGTTTCATAGACATCGAACGATAATTCGTGCCTCTTTCTTTGATAATTTCTCTCGTTCACGATCGCGTTAACTCTGCAACGGGGGTCCACTTTGTATATTTACACAATGGAATGAAACACATTTACTCGCACCCCTAAACTACTGTACAACAAGTTTCACGAAACGCTACGCTCCTACGCTAGAAGAATTCATGTAAGCGCGACAACGCTTACAAACTGTTTTTACGAATTCGTaagtgcgaccatctaatactgGATCCGGATACAATCCGGTGATCTCTCGTTCTACGCGACTTTTGTTACGAACAAAAAGAAACAAATACGGCAAtggaagaaattaaataaaattacgattttcaataattaattacAACGTAACGGTTCGAACCCGGTTTATAACCAGTTACGAACTTAAAACCTTTTCGCAATATCGATTTCCTTCTCACGCTTTTATCTTACGACGATGAAACGAACAAATTTCGtatgaaaaaatattataaaaaagttTCAGAAAATTACGTTATTGTCTCCTCTTGACCAGACGAACAGTTTCGATCTTTGTATCTTCATCACCCCCAGCTTGTTCTCATCTACAAATAAAATGTATATAAAATAGTTCGCTGAATAAAGGCGTTGTGTCGTTTCGGTGTTTAAACAGAAGAtcgatattttcgtacaatttcGTCTCGTTTTCTTTCAGTTCTTCCTCTCAAATTCGATCGTTCAAAGCGTATCTCGATAACCGAAGATCAGTTAAACGAGCGTATGTGGCGGTTTGTTTTGCATATAATTGACGCGCGCGCGAGCGCGTACCTTGCTTAACGTACAGCTCATTTCCCAAGTTTCTCGAACATGATCAGCTTCTCCTTGAAGCTTTTAGTGTCGGTAGACACCTCCGATATATTCCCGTTAAGCATATTTTGCAGGTCTTCGTCGTTTTTGCTGACGAGGAGATTGTCGAAGATCATCTTGTTATCTTCCTGCTTGGCGACCGGCGAAGTGGGTTGCGAGCCGGTCATCTGCTGCTTCTTTTTCGGATAAATCACAGAGCTTCGTTGGTTGTTGCCGTTATCGGTCATTCTGGTAACTATCGTGATGGCTAGAAGCTGGTGGATGTCGATGTTTTCCTTCGACTCGGACGACTGTCGCCAATAGAACTTGTCCGGCGAGATTAGCGATTTCGAGTCTTCGGATCCGTCAGCAACAGAGATTTCTTCCGAATCGGTCGACAGTATATTCTTGTTGATCCAAGAGTCCTACGAAAAGAAATGCACCATTATCTTTCGCGTGTCTTGGAATAACCCTTTCTATAACACTGATAAAACTACTCACGTTCTTTTCGCGTTTGTCCATAACACCGTCCGCAAGTTCCTCTTGCTTCCTGTCCTGGTCCAGGTCTCTCTCCAAACTGTCGAGGGTCTCTGTACTCTCGGAGGATTTGTTTCTTCTCTCCGAGTCCAGGGTGTCGGTGCTACCGAGTTCCGAGCTCTCGGACGATTTTTGTAGCCTGGACGATTTCCTGACCGGCATCGGTCTCTTCTCTTCCTCCTGATCGTCCGCGGGCACGATGTCCACGAAACTGGTGCTCGGTATTCTTTTCGGTGTCCTCCTGATCCTTCTGTTCTCCAGTCGGTCGTCCAGTTCCAAATTGTCGGAGCTCTCGAAGGACATCCTCTTCGACGATCTCCTGCAGCATTTACCAAAACTGTCTCTATCCTCCTCCGTGTCCTTCGTTTCACTGATCTCGATCCTTTCGAAGCTCTCCGACGATTTAGAGATGCTCTTCGACAATCGCCTCCCCCTGGACAAGTTGATGTCCGAGATGCTGCTCCGTTTCTGCAGCTCCTGCACGATGGTGTCCGTGCCGGCCTGAGCTTGTTCCAGGGCTTCGAAGTTCTCCGAGGACTTGGAAATATTTTTCGACGTTCTGCGCGCGCGGAACTCGAAGCTGCTTCTCCTACGCTCGATGGACTCGTCGCTGGTCAACGCCTCGATGGCCTCCAGGCTGTCGGAGGATTTAGAGACGCGATCGGACGACTTCGAGATCGGGTTGAGCAACCTTCGGACGACTGGCTTTGATTCCTCGTACTCCATCAGCTTGTCGAAGCCCTCGGTCGACTTGGAGAACCAGCAGGACGTCACTTCCAGGCTGTCCGGGGATTTCGACAATCGGTTGGAGGATCTCCTGCGAGGTAACTTCGATTCCAGCTCCTCGAACATTTCCGAGCTCTTGGGCGTCCGATTCGAGGATTTCCTGACGATCGGCCGGGCCTCCGGCTGTTCCTCGTTCGTCTCCACGCTCGTCCTCGACGTGTTCATGGCGTCCAGACTGTCCGGAGACAAGGAGGCCACGCTGCTCGACGGCTTCCTCGGCAGTTTCGACTCCAGTTCCTCGAATATGTCCGACGTGCGCGATAATCGACTCGACGATTTCCTCGCGACGGTTATGTTCTTAGGCTCCGTGGGCGATGACGCGGCGCTGCTCACGCTGGCCGGATGTGGCTCCAAACTATCCAACGAGTCCTCCGCGATGGTTGTAATCGTCGACGTAGACGTGTTCGCGGCCTGCGAAGTTGTGCGTCTCGGAGGCCTCCGGTTCTTTGGCCTCACCGAGATTCGGTGATGGGCCGCTGTATGGTTCAAGCTCGCGCTCTCTAATTCCGCTGTTTGGCAAACGAAAGCTGCGTTCGATTAGTCTATTAGTCGTTCTTGCCTTTCGAAACGAAATGAACATCGTGACGACACACTTTAAAATACTGTTATCGATTGCGCTTTATAAACGTACTATTCTCTTATTATATGTAGACTAATGACATTTATCTTATTGCAACCAAGTTCGTTCGATCGACAAACATCCCGTTAAAAGATGTCGACGCGATACTCACGTAAGTCTTCTTTGGCCACAGGTATAACTCGATCGATCGCGTCCTTCGACGACGTTGAGTTCTGGAAAAAGAGACAAGGCACATTAACGTTGACCCAGTTTATTAAAAGTCCAGTTTTGACCGGATTAAACCGGTTTGAACTATTTTAGATCGGTGTTACGTTGCCAACGAGCCTTTCCGATTTACGGGAACATCGAACGAATTATTCGCGACATTGTTTCTCGCCTTTCGGCTCGCGCGTGCAAAGCGCCGACCATAACGGTATTAACCGCTATCGGGGCGAGCGAGTGCAGCCAGTTAACCGCGATCGTTCGGAACCGGTTGCAGGTGCCGTCTCGAAAGACACTTCTTCACCGAGAAAAGGTTTCGTTTGTGCTACCGTGCACTCCGCGACCTGCAACCGGTCCTTATTATCGCTCGAAACGTAACCGGGCAACAAACGGCCCCAGTTCCACCGTTGGAATGCTCTGCCAAACAAATACAATCAATCTTGCACGATGATTAACATTGATGATCGCTTGACAGAGCGTTTGAATATAGGAAAGGGGACGGATTTAACGGTCTTACAACTATTTTTATACGTATTACGAAGCAATTGGAGTACTGTGTCTCGTTCGATGGTCGATCGATTACCTCGATCGTCTCCTCGATCCGTGGAGCAGCCTCTTTGATGACCGGTGGGATCCTCTGCCTCGCTTCCGGCTTCAAGCGTGGTCGATCCTCGATCCTGCACGGAGCCCTAACGGATCCCGGCGACTGATCCTCCGCTTTATCCTATCATTTGACGGACACATCGAATCGAATAGTGGTCGTAAACAACTGATAGCATGTCGCGGGGGCGATTAAAAGCAGCCGCGTGTCTTTATTAAATCGGCGACCGCGACGCGTGTTTGCGTTACAAATCAAAGCGAACGATTCTATCTCGTATCTATTAGCGTCAAAGTTGCGGGATCTGATCGATTACCTCGATCGTATCCTCGGCACGTACGGGTTGCTCTTTCTTAGCCTGAAGGATCATCCGTCTGTTTTCTGGCTTCGGCCTCGACCGATCCTCCATTTTACGCGCCGATCTTATCGATCCGAACGTCTTGTCCACGCTGGCCTTGTCCTTTCGTCCAGATTCACGTAACACTTTATTACAGCATTGGGGATGGTTCGCCAATCCGTGAGCATTTTCTCCCGCAAAGCTCGTTACGCGAGGAATTATTGCAAGGTGAGTACGCGTCGAATCGAACATTTGGACAGTAAAAATGACTTTTCTTAAACGTAGCTTAACCAGTATTTCAGCATTAAATCCCGTTCGAGTCGACACGGATAATCCACCAGACCAAAGCGACAAATTACACGCGTGAAAATGCTCACGGACTCGCGAATGGAACAACGATAAATCGAGCGTGATTACGCGACAATCGAGGATTGCCAAATCCCTCGTGATCGATTACCTCGATCGCGTCGTCCTTTGCCTCTCTTCTAATCGCGATCTTTTGCCCGGTTTCCGGTTTGGGTTTCGAGCGATCCTCGAGCTTGTACATCCGCCTGATCGGCGCCGGGATCTTGTATTCGACCTGCTCCTTGCAACCGTAGACGCCGATGCTGATCTTCGCCGTGGTCTGAACGCTCGGGAAGCTCTTGCATCGCGTCGTGTCCTGCTTGGTCCGGTCGATCAATCGTCTCCTCTCCACCGGGTTCAGGTTCAGCTGCTCGATTATCGCGCGTATGTTCGACGAGATGCTGCCCTCGCGGTGAGACACCACCATGATGCTCGGATCCTCTCCCCTCGATCTCGACGCGAAATACACGCTACAACGACGATCGATCCGTTCTCCCTTCAGTGCAGGGATTTTCGAACGGTCGCGAGATCAACGTCATAGGGCACCGGGAACTCGAATTACCGGTCGCGAAGCCCCTGCAAGCGTTTCACAGAGAATTCAACCAACGAATCCCACGATCGTCGAGGGTCGCTTAACGTCTGGACTTTAAGAAGTCTGGAAATTATTCTGCTGGATACCAATTCGTCAAAGCAGCCAACAGCTGGGTCTCGTAACGAGATTAAAACCAGCTTTCGTGGCTTCGAATTTCGTAACTCTTTTACTACAGTATTGTATTACGATTTATTAAAAACCAGGAGCTCATAACTCCGAAAGAAATGTTTTGCACGGGTCAGAGGCTATCTCCGAGGTTCGATCGACGAACAATCGCGCTCGCTCCTAATTGCTAATCTCGCTTGCTTAGTTTTCGCGTTTAACGTCTGTCGTTTTTCTCAGGATTTCACAGCAGAGGCAGATCTTCGAGATCCCAACCGCTTCTCACGCGACCTTCCATCCTTTCGACGAAATCGCGGGCTCGATTTCGTTCGCGTGCGATAAGCGGCCTCGAGCAACTGTCACGGACACAATGCGCGGAATCTGTATCGCGACGGCGAAGAAACGACGTTCTTTCGCGTCGTTTCGCGGAAACGGTCGATAAGATCCGCCGCCTGTGTGGGGATTTCGAATTCGCGAGAAATTTTCTGCACTTTCCCTCCGCGAATCGACAACAAACTGGAGGAACGGTCGATTGGTACGATCAGGACCGTTTGTTTAATGTTAACGCTGGAGCCAGCGAACGTTTCTCAAGCAACAACCAGGCCAAAGACGTGCCCACGTCGCTCGCCCACGATGTTTACTCAATACCAATCCTTCGCGATCAAGAGATGCGAGTGTTCCCCTTAGCGGCAAACTCGGTCGCGAACCGTGCGTGGACGGTCAACCAGCTACGACGAGTAATCGTCAAGATCAAAGAATATTCTTTACCGAACGGTAGCCTATTAATCGgtcttttaccgactaaaagttACAGGTATAGACAGGAATATTCCGACGCTCGGCTACGAGTGCGCGCGCAACACCTTCGATTATTGCAAAATCCCTGGGCGCTGTTTCTGCAGTCGGTCACACCTATGTTACCACCTGTACGCGATCTGTCCGCTTGCATTCCAACCGGATACGTACGTAGGATACCCGGCGGAAATTGCGGAACATAATAATTTTCCACGAGAGAAGAGAAAGTGACGTCGACACACCGTGGAGGAGAAGAAAACTCGAACAGGATTGCGCAACCGGCGACGTCTCGACCAGTCGAACGGGATCACCGAGCCGATTTACGAACGGACTCGATCGGGAAATTATTCACCGGTTCCCCGGTTCGttgatatatttatttacgggtaatCGACCTTTGATAAGAAACTGCGTACAACGTCAGTTGCACTAAATAAAAAACAGTAAGCAGGTCCGTAACGTTCATGAATCAGCCGACGGAACGAATCGACAAAGCGtgttacctttttcgcaaatcggATGAATCAGCCGCCTCGttttcgtggccacgtttacctCGCTACCCACACACGGACCCGGAGCCAAACAATCTTCTTTACGGCTTTATCGATCAAACTTTCGTGCAGTTTACACGTATGCTAGACACGAATATCCCCTTAACACGTTCCCGTGTCACGTGTACCGGAAACGGTACACGCTGAAACTCATTTCTACGTCAAACGATCTCATTAAGAGATAAACGAATACATAATCAATACGCAAATGGAAAAGAATAGGCAAAGTTTGCAGATTTTGTAAACCTTGCAGCGTGTACTGTTTTCGGTGCACATGGAAAGCAACATGAGATGCGTTAGCGTCGATTAAAAATCGATTCCCACATC is from Colletes latitarsis isolate SP2378_abdomen chromosome 4, iyColLati1, whole genome shotgun sequence and encodes:
- the Gcs2beta gene encoding glucosidase 2 subunit beta, whose translation is MMNDHGVCLVLILSVNLLILLGHVAGTKVLQIRGIPNTESSLYSPDRDFQCLDGSLLIPFTRVNDNYCDCADGSDEPGTPACSNGSFYCENTGHKPHYIPSTWINDGVCDCCDGSDEYRSNKECPNNCNELGREARIKQQKAEDLIREGNKIRAELIAKGKQLKNDYQSRLVALRADYEEAELVKKEKELLKTQAEERETAALEKYKPAEPEQPAVEEGEEEEELQESEAEDYFKLLDSDNSNTVTIIELRTRVTFDKDKDGVVTEEEALYFLNNQKEVNLREFIDSVWANVKPFLMLEQGMFKPGESNEDEEEAHEPAEELAEHDKGEDDGGEREEATGDEEGKVEEPAVQYDEETQALVDEATSARENFQAAERSVNDLLLEIRKLEEKLDRDYGPDQEFAPLDGECFEYTDLEYVYTLCMFDKTTQRSKSGGNDITLGHWYDWIGPKDQKYSKMKYQRGLTCWNGPARSTIIDLSCGKENKLVSVTEPSRCEYSMEFSTPALCNLSTESVDTHDEL
- the LOC143340872 gene encoding uncharacterized protein LOC143340872 isoform X3, translated to MVVSHREGSISSNIRAIIEQLNLNPVERRRLIDRTKQDTTRCKSFPSVQTTAKISIGVYGCKEQVEYKIPAPIRRMYKLEDRSKPKPETGQKIAIRREAKDDAIEDKASVDKTFGSIRSARKMEDRSRPKPENRRMILQAKKEQPVRAEDTIEDKAEDQSPGSVRAPCRIEDRPRLKPEARQRIPPVIKEAAPRIEETIENSTSSKDAIDRVIPVAKEDLPELESASLNHTAAHHRISVRPKNRRPPRRTTSQAANTSTSTITTIAEDSLDSLEPHPASVSSAASSPTEPKNITVARKSSSRLSRTSDIFEELESKLPRKPSSSVASLSPDSLDAMNTSRTSVETNEEQPEARPIVRKSSNRTPKSSEMFEELESKLPRRRSSNRLSKSPDSLEVTSCWFSKSTEGFDKLMEYEESKPVVRRLLNPISKSSDRVSKSSDSLEAIEALTSDESIERRRSSFEFRARRTSKNISKSSENFEALEQAQAGTDTIVQELQKRSSISDINLSRGRRLSKSISKSSESFERIEISETKDTEEDRDSFGKCCRRSSKRMSFESSDNLELDDRLENRRIRRTPKRIPSTSFVDIVPADDQEEEKRPMPVRKSSRLQKSSESSELGSTDTLDSERRNKSSESTETLDSLERDLDQDRKQEELADGVMDKREKNDSWINKNILSTDSEEISVADGSEDSKSLISPDKFYWRQSSESKENIDIHQLLAITIVTRMTDNGNNQRSSVIYPKKKQQMTGSQPTSPVAKQEDNKMIFDNLLVSKNDEDLQNMLNGNISEVSTDTKSFKEKLIMFEKLGK
- the LOC143340872 gene encoding uncharacterized protein LOC143340872 isoform X4 translates to MVVSHREGSISSNIRAIIEQLNLNPVERRRLIDRTKQDTTRCKSFPSVQTTAKISIGVYGCKEQVEYKIPAPIRRMYKLEDRSKPKPETGQKIAIRREAKDDAIEDKASVDKTFGSIRSARKMEDRSRPKPENRRMILQAKKEQPDKAEDQSPGSVRAPCRIEDRPRLKPEARQRIPPVIKEAAPRIEETIENSTSSKDAIDRVIPVAKEDLPELESASLNHTAAHHRISVRPKNRRPPRRTTSQAANTSTSTITTIAEDSLDSLEPHPASVSSAASSPTEPKNITVARKSSSRLSRTSDIFEELESKLPRKPSSSVASLSPDSLDAMNTSRTSVETNEEQPEARPIVRKSSNRTPKSSEMFEELESKLPRRRSSNRLSKSPDSLEVTSCWFSKSTEGFDKLMEYEESKPVVRRLLNPISKSSDRVSKSSDSLEAIEALTSDESIERRRSSFEFRARRTSKNISKSSENFEALEQAQAGTDTIVQELQKRSSISDINLSRGRRLSKSISKSSESFERIEISETKDTEEDRDSFGKCCRRSSKRMSFESSDNLELDDRLENRRIRRTPKRIPSTSFVDIVPADDQEEEKRPMPVRKSSRLQKSSESSELGSTDTLDSERRNKSSESTETLDSLERDLDQDRKQEELADGVMDKREKNDSWINKNILSTDSEEISVADGSEDSKSLISPDKFYWRQSSESKENIDIHQLLAITIVTRMTDNGNNQRSSVIYPKKKQQMTGSQPTSPVAKQEDNKMIFDNLLVSKNDEDLQNMLNGNISEVSTDTKSFKEKLIMFEKLGK
- the LOC143340872 gene encoding uncharacterized protein LOC143340872 isoform X1, whose protein sequence is MEGWKSWKRAENSFLAAWYQRVRESYVAAWFFGVFQTSRMSTSTATSGGGGGGGGGGGVGGALTLMSCVREASPPPQIHYHHQQQQQQQLHRSLGLGEFSAQNSVDPLPKEPKKRRFHPLRGLRKIFRRKSRGAADIRQVSSHVDKDADIVRLPREDITDRHPAGRPEEARSRSASELLTDSCDRESVFLRRTGMEESFVKLRGGAGKLSVSHDSVFPGEVPHTRPLSSLASLATLERRQTRKSNEIEHKEYNQHVVQRRRISLRVLEQIKTVIENRNQLAAATSSDTTNTVHAVGERYQQETAENRFFGFEKQERGGEENQAKNSTSSKDAIDRVIPVAKEDLPELESASLNHTAAHHRISVRPKNRRPPRRTTSQAANTSTSTITTIAEDSLDSLEPHPASVSSAASSPTEPKNITVARKSSSRLSRTSDIFEELESKLPRKPSSSVASLSPDSLDAMNTSRTSVETNEEQPEARPIVRKSSNRTPKSSEMFEELESKLPRRRSSNRLSKSPDSLEVTSCWFSKSTEGFDKLMEYEESKPVVRRLLNPISKSSDRVSKSSDSLEAIEALTSDESIERRRSSFEFRARRTSKNISKSSENFEALEQAQAGTDTIVQELQKRSSISDINLSRGRRLSKSISKSSESFERIEISETKDTEEDRDSFGKCCRRSSKRMSFESSDNLELDDRLENRRIRRTPKRIPSTSFVDIVPADDQEEEKRPMPVRKSSRLQKSSESSELGSTDTLDSERRNKSSESTETLDSLERDLDQDRKQEELADGVMDKREKNDSWINKNILSTDSEEISVADGSEDSKSLISPDKFYWRQSSESKENIDIHQLLAITIVTRMTDNGNNQRSSVIYPKKKQQMTGSQPTSPVAKQEDNKMIFDNLLVSKNDEDLQNMLNGNISEVSTDTKSFKEKLIMFEKLGK
- the LOC143340872 gene encoding uncharacterized protein LOC143340872 isoform X2, with the protein product MEGWKSWKRAENSFLAAWYQRVRESYVAAWFFGVFQTSRMSTSTATSGGGGGGGGGGGVGGALTLMSCVREASPPPQIHYHHQQQQQQQLHRSLGLGEFSAQNSVDPLPKEPKKRRFHPLRGLRKIFRRKSRGAADIRQVSSHVDKDADIVRLPREDITDRHPAGRPEEARSRSASELLTDSCDRESVFLRRTGMEESFVKLRGGAGKLSVSHDSVFPGEVPHTRPLSSLASLATLEVLEQIKTVIENRNQLAAATSSDTTNTVHAVGERYQQETAENRFFGFEKQERGGEENQAKNSTSSKDAIDRVIPVAKEDLPELESASLNHTAAHHRISVRPKNRRPPRRTTSQAANTSTSTITTIAEDSLDSLEPHPASVSSAASSPTEPKNITVARKSSSRLSRTSDIFEELESKLPRKPSSSVASLSPDSLDAMNTSRTSVETNEEQPEARPIVRKSSNRTPKSSEMFEELESKLPRRRSSNRLSKSPDSLEVTSCWFSKSTEGFDKLMEYEESKPVVRRLLNPISKSSDRVSKSSDSLEAIEALTSDESIERRRSSFEFRARRTSKNISKSSENFEALEQAQAGTDTIVQELQKRSSISDINLSRGRRLSKSISKSSESFERIEISETKDTEEDRDSFGKCCRRSSKRMSFESSDNLELDDRLENRRIRRTPKRIPSTSFVDIVPADDQEEEKRPMPVRKSSRLQKSSESSELGSTDTLDSERRNKSSESTETLDSLERDLDQDRKQEELADGVMDKREKNDSWINKNILSTDSEEISVADGSEDSKSLISPDKFYWRQSSESKENIDIHQLLAITIVTRMTDNGNNQRSSVIYPKKKQQMTGSQPTSPVAKQEDNKMIFDNLLVSKNDEDLQNMLNGNISEVSTDTKSFKEKLIMFEKLGK